Below is a genomic region from Vitis riparia cultivar Riparia Gloire de Montpellier isolate 1030 chromosome 16, EGFV_Vit.rip_1.0, whole genome shotgun sequence.
atggactttcaaccttgagagaatattaaactAGTGCTGAGATCactagtggctttgacctatggataAGATCTTAATATGGACATATGTAATGGATTGTGTATCacaatgttttcatttttctatattgCTTACTTGTGCATATTATTGATATAATATTGTTGAAAGATGGTCTTTCCTTTGTctttttatggataaaaagtGGGAGAAGGTTATTTAACTATTATTGAATTATTGCATTGTGATATTATGTTATTCTCTAGTTTGTTTATGAGCGAGTACTATTAATTGTGTGCTTGTTTAATCTATTTGTAGGATTTGTAGAGGGTTTTGTTCCAAAATTGCCCAAGGTAAAGATTGTGCTTGttttagctaggttggcaaaTCTTAACAAAATTTCTTAAGTGTCTCCCAACTTAGGTGTTTTGAATCTTCCTTAGACTATTTACCTTATGAAGATCAAAGTGTTGAAAGTGCTTAGAGGTTAAGGTATATAAAGTAGTGGATGGACGAAATCAAATCtaccaaaaatttcaaattaattgttATCCTggatattttccaaaaaaaaaaacaataaaaagctTTGGGGGATCATTTTTTTGCCAAGTCTTTTTATGTCTATTTTAAGGTTGATCCAACCTTAAGTAGGATTGCCCCACCTTCAACTATGGAAACTTTTGGTCATTGGATTGAGGTTTCTCCCTTCTATTTAAACCCAAAACTGCTATTTAGGGTTGGAGAACACCAAGTAAGCCATCACACACACTCCATTATGCCCCTCTTCCATTATAAGCATGAGTGTGTTTgtttctcaagaaaatccaacccattttgaacttcaaaacaattcttgaatagatttttactttaaaattggctaattcatttgattttttttgtccATTCTCTCCTTGTTATTAGATTCAAGTGAATTgtattcatttacttatcaCAAAATCGTCTATGTATCCATTATTGCATGTGATTTGGcttgtttattgaaaatttttggagaaaaatataaattctaaaaaaattctgAGGGACAATCATTCTAATCAATTCATTTCAAGTTGTAAAAAACACTTATTCACACCCCTTGTAGGTGTAGTCCAATGTTGAGATTCAACtacaattttatattgaaacttgggaaatgaggaaaaaaaaaaacaacctaacACGAGGATTATATTTCCAGGAGAATATACATGGACAGGAATATACCACACATCCAGCTATTACCCTGCTAACAAAACACCTTTTTCATGTTGGTAAGAAGCTTTTAAGAGAGATATCTTCAACAAGCTAATTGGAACAGGATCGGCTACTATTGCAGGGGGAACCATTCTAACATGTAGACATAGGATCAGTGTTGTCGCCATCCCCAGATTTCTTGGCATAGAATCTCCGGTACATAGAGTCAACTTCAGTAAGATAATAGGTGCCTGAAGCCAGCAAGCTACAGTCCTTGCTCGTCACAAAGTCCTTGGCACCATAGTGATGCTCCATTAGCTTCAATGTTTCGACAAATTTTTCAGGAGGAAACTGCATATGAAGAGCAGATAGCATAATATtgcagaaggaaaaaaaaaagaccagaTGTTAAACTATGGTGCATTTAGAAACAGCTTGCTTACCAGAGATGATGATGCAGaaaaaagagggaaagaaaagggAGAGAAAACTTCTAGCAGGAAATGAATTCTAGCTGTAAATATACTATTTCTAGTGAAGTAATTTCGACATTTGATTTTCAGAGAAGGAAATTAGAAGTTGAAAACATGGCGGAATCTCAAACCTCAATAATTGTCCATAACTTTCATTTCCCAGGTAACACATAGCCAGCAAAGTTTGCTTCATCATATATTTCTTTACCATACCTCTAGCAGAGATACTGAATTCTTAGTTTTACATCTTAGGGGATGCTTATTGATAGCATGTCAAATTACAAATCCCACTAAGAAACTGTTTGTTTAAATGGGTGAATTTAAGatgtattttctaattttaatttatatacagTTGAAACCAATAACCCAAATCAGATGCAAACAAGTGTTATTAACTTTACCTATTTTGTGCAAAGACACATATGATGcattaaaaaacattaattacaCCATTTTGCCACTACACTATGACAAATATAATGTGAAAACACCAGACTGAGCCAGGCTCTAGGCCTTGTCATGTAGCCAATGAGAACACAGGCACGGGATAACTAAGATATATCCAGAAATGTGAGAGCTGTAAGAAGAAGAAATACCTCAAGTCTTGATTTCAACTTCTCAGAGACATTCATCACCATTGCAATGTTCAACAAACTGAATGGATGTTGACCATTCTGAAGTTGGAATGAGAACATTGTGGCAGTTAGACCACTCCCATAAGAAAACATTAGTACCCGCTTACCTGCCTGGaaatcaatataataatttttttttaaaaaaaaaaaaacttttaggaATCTTTCCACATTAACCTTAATAGCTCTTAACATGTAGGTTCACTTTGGAGTTAGGAACTATGAGGGAAATGATAAGAGAATGAGCAGAAAACAAAGAAGactaaaaaaacatatttgagataaattgttttttcctCACTTGCTTCACTTTTTTGAGTAGTGAATGAGGAGcccaaacatgaaaaattttcaagtgattttcattaaatttcattttccttctattttcctTCACAACCAAACGagtttcctctatttttttttcctttttctttttttttttccctttttcctttcttctgaTGTTTCCAAGGTCCAAACAAACCTGTAAGAGCCAAACAgctggaaaagaaaattgaaaaggtATTTACCAGTGAATCATGCTTATTGTGAAGAAGGGATGCAAATGCCGCATAAAGAGATGCAGTGTACATGTTGCCAACTTGTTTTGGTAACAAAGTTGTTGGTTGCACTTttgcatcatatagatgctTTGCTACCTGCTGTGTTGCCTATAGATTGGAATAAGAATTCATCAGCAAGAAGTTCGTACCTAGCAACCATGCAATAGAATCAACTTTATCAGTAACAGGATCACAATGGTTTACCTTTTCAAGATCCCGGCCCTGGTAGCTCTCATCCTTAGATAGGGCTGAAAATGGAGCTAGCTTTTCTCTTGCGGCCTCATCAACAAGGCTGATCAGACAAAAGCAATGAATAGTAAACCTGACAAGTGTGCACCAGataaattcctaaaaattgAATGGCAATTGATTGGTGTGTATGAATCAACTTTTAAGGATCTCCCTGGGTTAATCACAAAATGTTGTTTGGTGTTGCATAATGTAGAGCACAGAGCATATTCtctgtgaaaaaaatatttcctagtGAACTCAGAAACCTTTCTGCAAGGCATGCTATGTTTTTTGTTCATCCCCAGCTGAATCATCTCCAACCATGTTGGAGCCACAAAGTATTAGATAGGAACCATTAAGCAAAGGAAGTGGATGCATGGTGAAAAATAACCAACCAAACTTCAATGATAATAAGGATGACAAATATGActcaaaaccaaacaaaagagcTACCAAAAGCAGCAACCCAAACAAGAGCCGATTCAATCAAAGACCAGTCTAAAAATTTGCATCAGGCCTTCACTTCAAAGGGCCGCTCTATAAATGCTTCTCCTAAAATGTACATTTGAATAGTAGGGAGAGCATTGACTTGGTCTTAGGGTACAACAAAAACTCCATAGCCAATTCCCTTTGATGGAGAATGCTAACTTTGATACAAGAGCACACCATAAGCTTTCTAAAAGTAAACCTACAGAAAAGAAAACGCAAAAGAAAAGGGCATGGGCGGAAGGGGGACAAATTAAATTCCCAGCAAACAAAACAACGTGCCagagaaacaacaaaaaagatCTAACAAGGCTGCATGatatatctaaaaaataagGTACTGGATATGCTGAGTATGGAAGGAGGAAAGTGTCCTTCCAACTTATAAAAAGGAGTTAGAAAGACATTGAAGACTAAAAAGCACATGAAATCAAAACCTTGCATCTCTCAAGAAGTCCTTGAAGTACAACCGAGCAAAACTTTTCTGCACAAGCTGCATCACCGGTTCAAGAAAAATTTGGGTAAATTATTTATCAAGGCTTCGAGATTATGTGACCTAAGAATTTCTGAtaacaagataaaaaatttaaaaagtatggTACCTTGTTATATGGAGAATGAAAAGCAAAATAGTCAGCCTCTGAGATAGAAAATGGCTTGCCCTCCAATTTTTGAAACCTATATAACAGGCCAGTGCAGCATTTTAGTGGCACAGTTGTACACCGTATCTTTAATATAACAGGacaaatgttttcattaataCAGAAGAAACTTACTTATCACAAAACCGTATGTAGCAAGAATCAAGTGCACCAAGATAGCAAGTCTGTGAGAGCTCTCCATCGACAACCTATAAACATAAATTCCAcaaacacaaacacacacaaaaGTAATTGAGTTTCAAGACTAAAGGAGGGGGGGGGGAGAAGATATTACAAGAACAACACATTTTTCCAAGTCACACTTTCTCATATTATGAATTTTGCTTATTTCTCTACAAGAGATAACGTAGATGTAGCACCATAATGTTTTGACACAAACTTGTTACTTCCATATGcttaataaaagttatattaaagaaaaaaccaGAAGTGATTGCAAAAGCTTCTGGAGAAATTATTGATCTTGAAATATACCATATCCAGAGGTCCTTAATGGGTTTAAATTGTCAAGACCAAGTTCTCACTGCAACTCTGTGAAAGAATATAAGTTCTTCTACGTTTGATCAGAACAATGCATTACCTTGCCCAGTCCCTTCTCTCTTTTGGTCATGGTTCTtccaaaagaataaaagatcGGCTAATAGGAGCAACAGCAAAGCTGATGATATTCAACTTTACATCAAAATGTTGGCATGGTTTTCAGTTTAATAACActatttttattacatttttgtaACCTTTGGTTGTTCAACGGAAAATGATTAATATAGGAAATGTGAAAATGGTATCACAAATGGAATTCCCTGGATCATCATGTGTTTTAAACATAGAACAAAGTTGTGGAAAAATGAGCTCCTAAACAGAGAATTGTGAACAAAACTTTCCAATATATTAACAGGCAATTATATGCAAAAGTATCATAAAGAAACCAGATTGATTatctaaattttcaataaaaatgacACAAGATGTGAAGAAGCATTACAGGGTATTCACTCGCAACATTGGGCTTGTAGAAGTCATAGGCATGAGACATATGACTGCCTCTAAATTTGCTTTCAAAAGCAATAGGTGCACCCGGTCCTACTAGCATGGCAATGGCAGCTGCTCCTCCAGCTGGTCGGGCTGGACCTTCTGCATAGACCTGAAACAAGGGAGGTCCCTTTAGATGTGATGTCCTTGAACCGGTGAAATAAAAATGGCAAAGAGAACGCGGGTAACCATGTCCACCCTGTTGGAGCTTGGGTTCTGAATCCAAAGGCTCACTGAAAGGATATGCTTCATTTATTTATCCTTACAACCTTTGCCTGACAGCTTAGTTTGAATAGGGCTATGGCAGCTTCAAAATCAAGAGTTGAAGTGGATTTTGGCTGCTCTGAAGcctttattcattattcataaAAGCAAGCACAATTTTGTAGTCTTCAAATTAGATATCCAAAATCATCCAATCATAATAGTTTAAGAATAGACAATCTTCTAGGGCGAGCTCATCATAAGGCCAAGCAAACAAAACATGCCCCACTGTCCAGTTACAGGGCTTGATAATATGTTTGGGGTCTGAGCCCCACATACAAATTCCCTCCATAACATTTCGTAGAAAGCCAGCTCTTTTAGAAGCCATTTGCTTCTCTACTTCCAACTACAACTAAATCTTTTAAATAAACAACGGATGAAGAAAGTCTAGGCCCATTAAGAAAGAGATCATACAGCATTGTCGGTGCACACAACAAGTCCATAACACCCATCCCATGAACTACTCTCCACCCAATTTATACAATTGAATAAAGCTGCAGTCCCACCATAGCATGCATTTGTTGAATCCACTCCTTCAATGTCAGTATTACCAGATTCCTGTTTGTTTACATGAGTAAAGTAGAATATTCtcaaaattgtaaaaatgaaatttaagaatGACAAAGTATCATAGCTGcacaaagaaaaacattttgtaGAATATGGATGGTACATATATGACATGTCATGTCAATAAATTCTCCCTTACACAGAAAGGGAGAGTTCAAAATCAGTATGATTGCAAACCTGTGCAAGACCAAATGCCTGCACCCTTGCTTAATTGAGTGACACTCAAGTCTCCATGGACTCACAGGCTTTTACCTGCTGAAGTTAATGTTAGTTTCTATAGGCTGACCCAGAGTTTTCATGACCCTAAGACTGCTCACAGCCAACTAAGGTCCAAGTTTTGAGGCAGAGTTGGTGCTATCATGACCATAGTTATAACACCACATATCCCTTAGATGAtgtcaaattcttaaatttatggGTTATCCAACTTCATTTCTTGAGCATAAGCCTCAAGGGTCCACAACTAAGAGGAGACAACTCTTGAGTACCAAAAAGGGAAGTATCTTtgaacagttttaaaaaaatcaaaaggaaatgaaaaggatactctgaatccaaaaaaaaataaggattaCCTCAAAAATTTGCATTAGGAAGGTCTTAATGGACTTGCTTTTGTCTATCACAGTTTCACTGCCAACTTCCAGCCGTCCAATTTGCTTTGGATCAATCTCATATTTCTCAAGGAGGGAAGCAACGGCAGTCAAACTGAAAGCCAAATGAAATACAGGAACAAGTATAAGgggaagatatttttaaaactctaagATTTTCAACGGACTAACAAACAAGTAAACAATTAAGAGCCGAACCAACAATACAAAGTGCCATTACAACCACCAAGACTGATGCTATAAAAAACTGGGGTAACATGTCTAGTTCAAGCCAAATTGATGGTTTCAAATGCTTTGCTATTCTTGAGCAAAGATTTAAAGGATCACATAtctaagttttctttttctttttcaaccatTTCTTAGCATATTAAGAATGGTTATCGATGAGCATCTTCAAAGCctaattcctttttttccttttgatttttCCACTTTTAATGCCAATAGATTGCAGATGCTGGGGACACTACTCCTCAGAGAGAGCCCTATACCACTGTAACATAAACAGCTATGGGGCCAAAATCAGAGCCAACAAGGAGCTGCTTCttccatttccaaaattaaatattaagaataaattgCAGTACATAAAGAAGTAGGAGATTAAGTGATGATTGGGAACCTCATAGAGATGATATCTTCCACCTCTGTACAAAATGCCATGCAATCTTGTCCAAGCCCAATAGTGTATTTTTCTTTGCTGGCACCATCATGAGTCTCCAAAGCTTCCTATATGTCCATCAAGATCGTTATAGGAACAAATGACAAAGTCCAtaataggaaattaaatttgaatgcATGCACAGCATATGTATAGTTTTAGTTCCTCACACcaatatgatataaattaaaCTCCCTTATGGCTTCCAATAAAtgtaggaaaatgaagaaattaaagtTCTGCatcttaaaatgttttcaattatttgaaCTATGGAAAAACTCAAACCTCCACTCAGAAATAGCTATGCTATCAAGATTCAGATGTCCAGTTAGCTTGAAACTACATATGTTTTTTCCACTAAATTTGAAAACTCTGAAATTTTCGAAGTTTCAAATCATTCTGTCATTTTTCACCAAATTCcagaataatttcaaatattcaatCAAATTAGCCAATAAGAAATCAATCCAGGTGTTCCTTCccaattttaaataagaatacAAATGACTAATTTATTGCAATATTGGCACGATATTGGCAAGTTAAAAAATCTGAAAGTAAAGAGAACAGAGAGTAAACAGAGAGATATTTTGGGAAgctcaaaagaataaaataattagtttcAGGAAACATCTATATATAATTAGTTACAACAGAGTAAACAACTTAACCAATCTCTAACTAATTAACAGATTCTTTAACAATGAGTTATTCTCCCAAAATTCGAAGTGATTTCTAAAATAACGGACTTGCTTGACCTTCCAACCAATCAAGATCCTGTTAAActaattaactaattatttaattatttgttattcCAAAATAATTGGATTGCTTGACCTTCCAACTAATCAAGATCCTGTTAAACTGATTAACTAATTCTTGaactatttgtttttctttcaaaatcttgAACTAATTAACTAATTCCTTCactatttgttttcctttcaaaatcCAAAGTGATGTCCAAAATAACTGACTAGCTTGAcctttttgttatttcatttcTGTGTTACTCTGGTAACATGTTTGTAGAGTTGAATTGTTGATACTTGATATCTTCTTTTGTTaactgaattttattttcttttgatttcctCAAGTTTCTTGGCACCAACTGCAGAATTACAATAAACTACCAAAATTCGAAGCTGATCATCCACCAGATCAGAAATCTGACCTTTCTCACTTCTTTTCGCCAAAAGTAACATTTGCATTCAATTTCACCAAACAAAATACCAATGTTCCAACAgtttaaatcaaattcaataaagaatccaaaaaagagaaaaaaggaaatcaaaacTAAGCACCGTATTTACACCCCTCTCTCTCATGttcatttcaattaaaaacatgaaGGAACTCCATCAAAAACCTAATTCAAACAGCATTAACACCTAAGAAACAAGAATTGATTCAacaaaccaaaagaaaacaaaagaaagattaaacaagaaaaaaaaaacgagagaATCATCACCTGTTGAACACAAGTTTGGGGAAAATAGATCTCCATAGCGAGAATTCCAACGTTCTTCGGACTCAAAGCCATTCCTTTCCTCCCTAACACTCTGATCAAGACTtcggtggtgtttgtttttttacttaattctaaatagaaccttaatgtttaatagtgttaaatattaggttgtttgtttttgtattattttatttctattaagtattaaaaagtaaaaaaaatcaatatattattatttttatttagaaaaagctacatattttgatttttctatttagtaaaagtttaataagtcatgaaaaagtagaaaaacaaacaacctaaattttaaaactaaattgctttaagcaaaaagccaaaaaaacaaacaccaccttcgGTCTCTCTCTAAATCGCTCACAGTCCCTGTTTGACGAACTAGAAAATGAAACTAGAAAGTGCAAGTAAGCGAAAGatgatttttctctctctagggCTCTATTCTTCGTTCTTGCTTTAGAGAGAAAGCTATGAACTATTAAGAGAGTGAAGCGACCGCGACTATAATGATACTTGTTTGAGGTTCAATTTTggtaaattcaaaatataaacatgttttaagaatatatattgTCATAGGTCCAATGTCTATCAATGGGCCTATGAagttttttgtggaaaaaataatgttttacaTTGTGCACCATTCGTGGTCCCTGGTGCCAGAGACCATGACGACACCTAAGCATTGACTATTGCACTGCACTACAAACAATAGACCATGACTACAtgccatagttttaaaaggctcaaggcgccTCAAGGCGCATCAAGGCGCAAGGTGCACCTAAGGCgtgggctttagtgaagtgaggcgcaccctaatttctatatatatttttatataatataatcaaatttaacaatcatttatttgtcctaaacacataattcatcaaatatcatcaaaaacttcaatttaatcaacaaaaaacataaaaataaagaactccaagcacaaaaaaaaaaaaaaaaaaatcaaatccatATTGCTAATAGCCTAATACttatccaaatccaaagtttccaaaccaaaacatgaaatttgtccacaattcaaaaacatcattaaaaaacacttaaataacAAATCTGTCTACAACAAGCAATCATCACTCAtcctctaaatcaacaaaatcatcatcatcatcatcatcatttccatcatcacatttgtagccttccCCATCTTCTTTATCTAATGAATCAACCAtgtctccatcttcatcttcatctattagTGAATGAGAAGGCAAAGTTCTAGAACTTGAAGCTATCCCCTTCATTGGTGGTATTATGCTTAAGCTTGCTCTAGCTCTAACTCTAGTATCAAACCTAGCCTCCTCAGCTCCAGTAGCTCTAGCAACATCACCCCATGTCaaattatcatcatcaaatacaaaatcatcttgTGCACCTCCATGAGAATCCTCATCTTCCATTCTTCCTATCAACCATTCATTGCTATCATCTATATCTTTCAAAGAAATTGGGTCAATGGTGTTACGGTTATTGTATCTTCTTTTCAAGGCTCGATTATACTTAATGTATACCAAATCATTAAAGCGTTGATGATCTAACCTATTTTTCCTCTTGCTATGAATCTGCAAAAATTCATAcgctcataaatatattttaaagttttaacttttaagttacattCAATACTCTATTAGACTATTACTTGCAATTATTTTGGTCACTtacattttcaaagatgctccaaTTTCGTTCACAACTTGATGCACTGCATGTTAAGTTGAGGACTTTCATTATAAACCTTTGCAAATTTAGAGCTGAAGCTCCATATGCAGCCCATCATTCAATTATAgtatagatattaacaatttagtgaaacaatttacctattttagcaaaaatagaatataatcatttaaataaacaaaactaaataactaacctAGTGCTCTAGTCTTCCTTGTCCTAACAGCTAACTCATTCCCGAATAGTCCTTGGGCATTTGTGTACAAACTCACTTCGGCCACAACTTTTTCTTGTTTAGTAGGGTCACTTGTTAGCCTTAAGATGCATTGATATAAATCACTCGTAATCTCTACATCATGCTCTATTTCTGGTTTATCATAGAAGAATTTCGCATTCAAAAAGTACTATGTTACATGCAAAGGTCGATGAAGCTGAATCTCCCACCTCTTATCAATGATGTTGAAGATTTCTTTATACTTctctttatttctattaaaactTCTCACAATTCTATCCTTAGCTCTATTCATGCCCCCATAGATGTATCCCATAGAAgcttttttttcaccatcaaccaaATGAAGCACATGAACTAGGGGACCCGAAACCTTTAAGCAAAACACAATAGTgttccaaaatgaaggcattagAACTATATTGGCTATAGTTTTCCCCTTCTGCTCTTT
It encodes:
- the LOC117933313 gene encoding hydroxymethylglutaryl-CoA synthase-like, translating into MALSPKNVGILAMEIYFPQTCVQQEALETHDGASKEKYTIGLGQDCMAFCTEVEDIISMSLTAVASLLEKYEIDPKQIGRLEVGSETVIDKSKSIKTFLMQIFEESGNTDIEGVDSTNACYGGTAALFNCINWVESSSWDGCYGLVVCTDNAVYAEGPARPAGGAAAIAMLVGPGAPIAFESKFRGSHMSHAYDFYKPNVASEYPVVDGELSQTCYLGALDSCYIRFCDKFQKLEGKPFSISEADYFAFHSPYNKLVQKSFARLYFKDFLRDASLVDEAAREKLAPFSALSKDESYQGRDLEKATQQVAKHLYDAKVQPTTLLPKQVGNMYTASLYAAFASLLHNKHDSLAGKRVLMFSYGSGLTATMFSFQLQNGQHPFSLLNIAMVMNVSEKLKSRLEFPPEKFVETLKLMEHHYGAKDFVTSKDCSLLASGTYYLTEVDSMYRRFYAKKSGDGDNTDPMSTC